The proteins below are encoded in one region of Sphingomonas sp.:
- a CDS encoding tetratricopeptide repeat protein — protein MFLALLLISQDAPAEPPRFAECMDLATGDPVAGQANAIKWRGEGGGALARQCLGVAYANQSRWDSAAAAFEDAAKEAELTRSAKVADYWVQSGNAWLAAGNPARARAAFDAALATATLTGLALGEANLDRSRALVAAGDIEGARGDIDKALADAPADPLAWLLSATLARREGDLKRAAADIAEALKRSPDDVSVQFEAGNIAAAAGDEANARTAWSRVIELSPGSQAATSARKALEQFGATEK, from the coding sequence ATGTTCCTTGCCCTCCTCCTGATTTCCCAGGACGCACCGGCCGAACCGCCGCGCTTCGCCGAATGCATGGACCTCGCGACCGGCGACCCGGTGGCGGGGCAGGCCAATGCGATCAAGTGGCGCGGCGAGGGCGGCGGCGCGCTGGCGCGGCAATGCCTGGGCGTGGCCTATGCGAATCAGAGCCGCTGGGACTCGGCGGCGGCGGCGTTCGAGGATGCCGCCAAGGAAGCGGAGCTGACCAGGAGCGCCAAGGTTGCCGATTATTGGGTGCAATCGGGCAACGCCTGGCTGGCGGCGGGCAACCCGGCGCGGGCGCGAGCGGCGTTCGACGCGGCGCTGGCGACGGCGACCCTGACCGGGCTGGCCCTGGGCGAAGCGAATCTCGACCGTTCGCGCGCGCTGGTCGCGGCGGGCGACATCGAGGGTGCGCGAGGCGATATCGACAAGGCGCTGGCGGATGCGCCGGCCGATCCGCTCGCCTGGCTGCTGTCGGCGACGCTGGCGCGGCGCGAGGGCGACCTCAAGCGCGCGGCGGCGGACATCGCCGAGGCGCTGAAGCGCTCGCCCGATGACGTCTCGGTGCAGTTCGAGGCGGGCAATATCGCCGCGGCCGCGGGCGACGAGGCCAATGCCCGCACCGCCTGGAGCCGGGTGATCGAGCTGTCGCCGGGCAG